The Pyrococcus kukulkanii genome contains a region encoding:
- a CDS encoding cyclase family protein, whose product MGIVDLTMRLGKETPTFPGDPEIEITPWSEIEGNGFYMNVIKMGEHSGTHVDAPAHFIKGGRTIDKVPLERFMGIGIVVDVRKGDGSIKPEEVPDKVSGKIVLFLTGGRELSREAAEKLIRGKVKAVGTDAMSIGSEDVHRILLLAGVPIYENLVNLDKLVGKEFLFIGLPLKIERGSGSPVRAIAITG is encoded by the coding sequence ATGGGTATAGTCGATCTAACTATGCGGCTTGGAAAAGAAACCCCCACCTTTCCCGGAGACCCCGAAATCGAGATTACTCCTTGGTCTGAGATAGAGGGTAATGGCTTCTACATGAACGTTATAAAGATGGGGGAGCACTCCGGAACCCACGTTGATGCACCAGCCCATTTTATTAAGGGAGGGAGAACCATAGATAAGGTTCCCCTCGAAAGGTTCATGGGAATTGGCATTGTCGTCGATGTACGGAAAGGAGATGGTTCCATTAAGCCCGAGGAGGTTCCAGATAAAGTTAGTGGGAAGATAGTCCTGTTCCTCACCGGGGGTAGGGAGCTCTCGAGAGAGGCTGCAGAAAAGCTTATTAGGGGTAAGGTGAAGGCGGTTGGAACCGACGCCATGAGCATAGGAAGCGAGGACGTTCACAGGATCCTCCTCTTGGCGGGCGTGCCCATATACGAGAATCTCGTTAACCTTGACAAGCTCGTAGGGAAGGAATTCCTTTTCATAGGACTGCCCCTGAAGATTGAGAGAGGTTCTGGAAGTCCGGTTAGGGCCATCGCGATAACAGGCTGA
- a CDS encoding aldehyde ferredoxin oxidoreductase family protein: protein MYGYAGKLLDIDLSTGKVRTVELNDDMVKFYGGRGLGTYLLWKELGREWEKVDPLGKENLLLILTGPLTGYYPGIKIAVVSKSPESNGVVGSVLSSEVGVELKASGYDGIIIRGKAEEPVYLLINDDNVEIRDASRYWGMGGIELYKTLVKEIHEELKERSKLRGIPKEPAVMYIGKGGENKVRFASIMSKWVHAAGYGGFGAVMGSKNLKAIVVKGNGPLPKVYDSEKLKSMLREIQRELLTLTTFRQWGTGAGGYSVGRDRSSQPIRNWQEEYHDDERISVLNFELKAWIKKYWADYGCPVNCMKISYLRYGEYKGAITDAPDYELMAYLGTNLGIFEPEKIIYLSYLVDDLGLDGINAGNVLGFVAELYQRGILTDEDLGVKVNWGDEKAFAELLKLIAERKGIGDVLAEGTYRAALKISKEKGIDVTRYAIQVKGIGVGAHGIRSNLDYTKDISYAVSVQGGDHTSTASLPPKSYEGELINAFYDSAVICMFTTKPGFEKILEFGNAVTGFDVTPEKWINEMGLRIIHLQRILLLLGGPDVYWDPRKDDENPPRFYEPLPTGPMKGRAPNREDVKRKVLEYYRQIGYDEYGIPREDILESLGLGEAKREIKRIRKRLGV from the coding sequence ATGTACGGATATGCGGGAAAACTTCTCGATATAGACCTTAGCACAGGAAAAGTAAGAACAGTTGAGCTAAATGATGATATGGTAAAGTTCTATGGAGGTAGGGGGCTAGGGACGTATTTGCTATGGAAGGAACTTGGCAGAGAATGGGAAAAAGTTGATCCTCTGGGAAAAGAGAACCTGCTTCTCATACTTACTGGCCCTTTAACCGGGTATTATCCTGGAATAAAAATCGCGGTGGTTTCAAAATCACCCGAGAGTAACGGCGTTGTTGGTAGCGTTCTAAGTAGTGAGGTTGGAGTAGAACTTAAAGCTAGTGGATACGATGGAATAATAATTCGTGGCAAAGCCGAGGAACCAGTTTATTTACTCATAAACGACGACAATGTAGAAATTAGGGATGCATCAAGATATTGGGGAATGGGTGGAATCGAGCTATACAAGACGCTGGTAAAAGAAATCCACGAGGAGTTAAAGGAGAGATCTAAGCTTCGTGGTATACCAAAGGAACCAGCTGTTATGTATATTGGAAAGGGAGGAGAGAACAAAGTTAGATTCGCTTCCATAATGAGTAAATGGGTACACGCTGCTGGATACGGAGGATTTGGGGCGGTCATGGGAAGCAAAAATCTAAAGGCAATAGTCGTAAAGGGAAACGGGCCACTACCAAAAGTATACGACAGTGAGAAATTAAAATCCATGCTTAGAGAGATACAGAGGGAGCTCTTAACCCTAACGACTTTTAGGCAGTGGGGAACTGGAGCGGGAGGTTACAGTGTTGGTAGGGACAGGTCGAGTCAGCCAATAAGGAACTGGCAGGAGGAGTATCATGACGATGAGAGGATAAGTGTTCTGAATTTTGAACTCAAAGCATGGATAAAGAAGTATTGGGCAGATTACGGTTGCCCAGTGAACTGCATGAAGATATCATACCTCAGGTACGGGGAGTACAAAGGAGCGATAACGGATGCTCCCGATTATGAATTGATGGCTTACCTGGGGACTAACCTTGGAATTTTTGAGCCGGAAAAGATAATTTACCTATCATACTTGGTAGATGATCTTGGCCTGGATGGTATAAACGCCGGAAATGTCTTAGGATTCGTCGCAGAACTTTACCAACGCGGAATCTTAACTGACGAAGATTTGGGAGTTAAGGTGAATTGGGGAGACGAAAAGGCCTTTGCAGAACTACTAAAACTGATAGCTGAAAGAAAGGGTATTGGAGATGTCTTGGCTGAAGGTACCTACCGCGCAGCCCTTAAGATTTCTAAGGAGAAGGGAATCGACGTGACGAGGTATGCAATTCAAGTCAAGGGGATTGGAGTAGGGGCTCACGGAATTAGGAGCAACCTAGATTACACGAAGGACATAAGCTACGCTGTATCGGTTCAGGGTGGGGATCACACATCAACGGCAAGTTTACCACCGAAAAGCTACGAAGGAGAACTCATAAATGCCTTCTATGATTCAGCGGTAATTTGCATGTTCACGACAAAACCAGGATTTGAGAAGATTCTTGAGTTTGGAAATGCAGTTACAGGATTTGACGTTACTCCAGAGAAGTGGATTAATGAGATGGGATTAAGGATAATCCATCTCCAAAGAATACTCTTGCTATTGGGAGGGCCTGATGTATATTGGGATCCAAGGAAAGATGATGAGAACCCACCAAGGTTCTATGAGCCCCTGCCCACTGGGCCCATGAAAGGTAGGGCGCCAAACAGAGAAGACGTTAAGAGAAAAGTCCTCGAGTACTATAGGCAAATCGGCTATGATGAATACGGGATTCCTAGGGAAGATATTTTGGAAAGCCTAGGACTAGGGGAGGCGAAACGGGAGATTAAAAGGATAAGGAAGAGACTTGGAGTATAA
- a CDS encoding AAA family ATPase — MSMFFKVRPITKIEELHGEGHRRVVKLLKENVEAGIFTALLGPRRVGKTSILRVFLNEYDYKFLYYDLSPFIGRFGVSYLELTPAIINVDPKDLSYRAQLSLGIVRLDVKPESSIRFQNELINLLRELNSKYENVLLVIDEAQVMPRIRGLNMLGVLQLISNTLDNVTVIMTGSMPGLLEKVLNPSASQPMFSRYVDKIHVERWTLEESVEYLKRGFKEEGVPFSEPELEEAAEELSNVPGFLAYYGIARVRGLSHEKALEEASEHAVRVWEKDLEAFLTVYNSRAYVTILSLIASSKFGISRREILNEVRRREDISERSVTRILHNLVMSGMVVRRSGKYFIPERPLAKAILRVAGRHRS, encoded by the coding sequence ATGTCCATGTTCTTTAAGGTGAGGCCCATAACGAAAATTGAGGAGTTGCATGGGGAGGGGCATAGGAGAGTTGTCAAGCTGTTAAAGGAAAACGTTGAGGCAGGGATCTTCACAGCCCTTTTGGGGCCAAGAAGGGTTGGAAAAACGAGCATTTTGAGAGTTTTCCTCAACGAGTATGATTATAAGTTTCTCTACTATGATCTCTCCCCCTTCATCGGGAGGTTTGGTGTGAGCTACCTTGAGCTAACTCCTGCTATAATCAACGTTGATCCCAAGGATCTCTCCTATCGTGCCCAGCTCAGCCTTGGAATAGTGAGGCTGGATGTAAAGCCTGAGAGCTCCATTAGGTTCCAGAATGAGCTGATAAACCTTCTTAGGGAGCTGAATAGTAAGTACGAGAACGTCCTTCTTGTTATAGATGAGGCCCAGGTAATGCCAAGGATAAGGGGCCTTAATATGCTTGGGGTTCTTCAGCTGATAAGTAACACTCTCGATAACGTGACCGTCATAATGACGGGCTCAATGCCCGGGCTCCTTGAGAAGGTTCTGAACCCTTCAGCCTCCCAGCCAATGTTCTCAAGGTACGTTGATAAGATACACGTCGAGAGGTGGACACTTGAGGAGAGCGTTGAATACCTCAAGAGGGGATTTAAGGAAGAGGGGGTTCCATTTTCGGAACCTGAGCTTGAAGAAGCCGCCGAAGAGCTTTCAAACGTTCCAGGGTTTTTAGCTTACTATGGAATAGCCAGAGTTAGGGGCCTAAGTCATGAGAAAGCCTTGGAGGAGGCTTCGGAGCACGCCGTTAGGGTTTGGGAGAAAGACCTCGAGGCATTCCTAACGGTCTATAACAGCAGAGCTTACGTGACTATTTTGTCGCTCATAGCAAGCTCGAAGTTTGGAATCAGCAGGAGGGAAATCCTGAATGAAGTTCGGAGGAGGGAAGATATCAGCGAGAGGAGCGTCACGAGGATACTCCACAATCTTGTCATGTCGGGAATGGTCGTCCGGAGAAGCGGGAAGTACTTCATCCCGGAGAGACCATTGGC